In a single window of the Acyrthosiphon pisum isolate AL4f chromosome X, pea_aphid_22Mar2018_4r6ur, whole genome shotgun sequence genome:
- the LOC100167463 gene encoding denticleless protein homolog isoform X2 gives MDSINVLKYMEKRQLGYTGFKSKLSDMFIGQMGYIPQANDNTDNTIIHVGNTFACKFSRNKNNLHIVGVSTEHGDILIQNTIGHYNDQKKQIKRNAVHDNAIFNFGWAEPQMKLITACGDQSSKLCNLSPSGVLDVEKEFIYNSSVKSVMFCPGSSDVFCGGCQDGSIKIWDARLNNAQRVLEFEHNIPNTHGIYGAVLKKNKSKKMFGVSSVIFKTDQTVISCSSMDHDIKLWDLRKSYRQVKEPICQYSGHSHETGYSKISISHDGRYLFSGCMENIGIIWLTDFPYNENPMFKIDKIDEKCSKIELSASDWCADLTSTKLVTSSDSMPMVWSILTHEQKISEVSSICPTSLYKSRKSSVKMCTVPIKFDTELKEKYKKETEETMENWDIQNQSFVPNSEYINVTPKKPWDAIFCTKTTSSLSTQISPQLETTSTHSTLVVSNQIPEVVTPTSSKKRKKSIVSPKSLIDQYLVPRSKREKLDTVHEI, from the exons ATGGACTCAATTAATGTACTCAAATATATGGAGAAAAGACAACTTGGCTATACcg gatTTAAAAGCAAATTGAGTGACATGTTTATTGGACAAATGGGTTATATACCACAAGCAAATGATAACACAGACAATACAATCATTCATGTTGGAAATACTTTTGCTTGTAAGTTCAGTaggaataaaaacaatttgcaCATAGTTGGTGTTTCAACTGAACACGGAGATATACTTATTCAAAATACTATAGGTCATTACAATGACCaaaaaaaacagattaaaaGAA ATGCTGTACACGACAATGCTATTTTTAACTTTGGATGGGCTGAGCcacaaatgaaattaataacagCCTGTGGAGATCAATCCTCAAAGTTATGTAATTTAAGCCCATCAGGGGTACTCGATGTAgaaaaagaatttatttataattcttcTGTTAAAAGTGTAATGTTTTGCCCTGGATCTTCAG aTGTATTTTGTGGTGGATGCCAAGATGGTTCAATAAAAATCTGGGATGCACGTTTAAATAATGCTCAAAGAGTTTTGGagtttgaacataatatacctaatacacatg GCATTTATGGagcagtattaaaaaaaaataaatcaaaaaaaatgtttggagtATCTtctgtaatatttaaaactgatcAAACTGTTATATCCTGTTCTTCCATGGACCa tgatatCAAATTATGGGATTTACGTAAAAGTTACCGTCAAGTAAAAG AGCCAATATGCCAATACTCTGGTCATTCCCATGAAACTGGATACTCCAAAATTAGCATTAGTCATGACGGCCGTTATCTATTTAGTGGTTGTATGGAAAATATTGGCATTATATGGTTGACAGATTTTCCTTATAATGAAAATCCAATGtttaaaatagacaaaattgatgaaaaatgttctaaaatagAATTGAGTGCTTCAGACTGGTGTGCAGATTTAACAAGTACTAAA ttgGTAACAAGTAGTGATTCAATGCCAATGGTGTGGTCAATACTTACCcatgaacaaaaaatatctgAAGTATCTTCAATTTGCCCAACCTCATTGTATAAATCAAGAAAATCTTCAGTGAAGATGTGTACGGTTCCTATTAAATTTGACACTGAactcaaagaaaaatataaaaaagaaacag AAGAAACCATGGAAAATTGGGATATCCAAAATCAAAGCTTTGTTCCAAATTCAGAATATATAAATGTGACTCCTAAAAAACCATGGGATGctattttttgtacaaaaacaaCATCTTCATTGTCCACTCAGATATCACCTCAGTTAGAAACAACATCCACACATTCTACGCTCGTGGTTTCTAATCAAATCCCTGAAGTAGTTACACCTACTTCaagtaaaaaacgaaaaaaaagtattgtatcCCCTAAAAGTTTAATTGACCAATATTTGGTGCCAAGGAGCAAACGTGAAAAATTGGATACTGTACATGAAATATag
- the LOC107885063 gene encoding tRNA (cytosine(34)-C(5))-methyltransferase-like → MLKNPTIPVTSLDQATKDILANFGVGSCILNMVDKDFPIELVGWKGFSILKDYVNGECRLHYLRLLGVDVSEFGNTYYLILS, encoded by the exons ATGCTGAAAAATCCAACAATTCCAGTTACATCTTTAGACCAGGCCACAAAAGATATACTAgccaattttg gtgTTGGTAGTTGTATTCTGAACATGGTGGACAAAGATTTTCCAATTGAGCTAGTTGGTTGGAAAGGATTTTCAATTCTCAAAGATTATGTAAATGGTGAATGTAGATTACACTATTTGAGATTACTTGGAGTTGATGTCTCAGAATTTggtaatacttattacttaatattatcttaa
- the LOC100169525 gene encoding tRNA (cytosine(34)-C(5))-methyltransferase: MGNRRHAGSNASFAKRRRKMKEGLDTKNPNEDNRSSYETTIRDNEKFVQYYKMQNICSEDEWNTFLEVLKTDLPTSFRITASCDVEAKILLKLVEGVFFTDLLKGELNDEQKNSKPFCLPWYPQRLGWQLKITRKDIRGSEAYYRLHNFLISETGNGNISRQETVSMIPPLLLDIQPSDKVLDMCAAPGSKTAQLIEALYSGSTSSVPDGLIMANDVHNARCYMLVHQAKRLNSANVVITNHDATVLPVMNLDENGDSMLKFDKILCDAPCSGDGTLRKNADIWTKWSPGNANNLHGIQFRILKRGLELLNVGGRLVYSTCSFNPVENEAVVQRMMTEAQGSVVIINAHDKLPGLKIVNGLSKWIVVSKDLDVYKTFEEVPEKWNTQIRPQMFPPKEDLYNLDKCIRILPHHQDTGGFFVTLMEKIKPLPWETCVKQTDEVVDEVKVNNYKRKPKKRRYQGYKEDPFIFLTVDDPVWPEIRDFYELNNFPIECLLTRCSVGKKKNIYYTSTSVRDIVKNNQDRVKIINTGVKTFVRCDNKSMECNFRLAQEGLAGISSFIGQKRRLQLTRTELITVLKNPTIPVTSLDQATKDILDNFGVGSCILDMVDKDFPIELVGWKGFSTLKAYVNGECRLHYLRLLGVDVSEFDVNKFKKENNEDGPEDKSGICLDEVPEVQVKEELIQSEKSE, from the exons atgggTAACAGGAGACATGCCGGTTCAAATGCAAGCTTTGCGAAAAGGAGACGAAAAATGAAAGAAgga TTAGATACTAAAAATCCTAATGAAGATAATCGTAGTTCTTACGAAACAACAATACGAGACAATGAAAAATTTGTACAGTATTataag atgCAAAATATTTGTTCAGAAGATGAATGGAACACATTTTTAGAAGTATTAAAAACTGACTTACCTACTTCATTTCGCATTACTGCTAGCTGTGACGTAGAAGCAAAAATACTGTTGAAATTAGTTGAAggtgttttttttacagatttgCTCAAAGGAGAGCTAAatgatgaacaaaaaaatagtaaaccTTTTTGTTTACCATg GTACCCACAACGATTGGGATGGCAATTGAAAATCACTCGTAAAGATATTCGTGGTTCAGAAGCATACTACCGTTTgcataattttctaatttctgAAACTGGAAATGGTAATATTTCTAGACAAGAAACAGTCAGCATGATTCCGCCTTTGTTATTGGATATACAACCCAGTGAtaag gtattagaTATGTGTGCGGCTCCTGGTTCTAAAACTGCACAACTTATTGAAGCTTTGTATTCAGGTTCTACTTCTTCTGTTCCAG atgGATTAATTATGGCCAATGATGTTCATAATGCAAGGTGTTATATGTTAGTTCATCAAGCTAAAAGATTAAATAGTGCAAATGTTGTTATTACAAATCACGATGCTACAGTTTTACCTGTTATGAATTTGGATGAAAATG gagATTCCATGCTAAAGTTTGATAAAATACTATGTGATGCACCATGTTCTGGCGATGGTACATTAAGAAAAAATGCAGATATTTGGACTAAGTGGAGTCCTGGAAATGCAAACAACTTGCATGg gaTACAGTTTCGTATACTTAAGCGTGGATTAGAACTGTTAAATGTTGGCGGGCGTTTGGTTTATTCAACTTGTTCATTTAATCCTGTTGAAAATGAAGCAGTGGTTCAGCGTATGATGACTGAAGCTCAag gtagtgttgttattataaatgctCATGATAAACTCCCGGgcttaaaaatagtaaatggtCTTTCTAAGTGGATAGTTGTATCAAAGGATTTGGATGTATATAAAACTTTTGAAGAAGTTCCAGAAAAATGGAATACTCAAATTAGACCTCAAATGTTTCCTCCTAAGGAAGATTTATATAATCTGgataaatg TATTCGTATACTACCTCATCATCAAGATACTGGAGGGTTTTTCGTAACTCTtatggaaaaaattaagccatTGCCATGGGAAACATGTGTAAAACAAACTGATGAAGTTGTTGATGAAGTAAAAGTCAATAATTATAagagaaaaccaaaaaaaaggaGATACCAAGGATATAAAGAAgatccatttatatttttaactgttgATGATCCTGTTTGGCCAGAAATTAG agaCTTTTACGAACTCAATAATTTCCCTATTGAATGTTTACTTACAAGATGTTCtgtgggtaaaaaaaaaaatatctactataCGTCGACATCTGTAAGAGATATTGTTAAGAATAATCAAGACCGTGTAAAG attatCAATACTGGTGTTAAAACGTTCGTCCGCTGTGATAATAAATCAATGGAATGTAACTTTAGGCTTGCTCAAGAG GGTTTGGCTGGAATATCTTCCTTTATTGGACAAAAAAGGCGATTACAATTAACACGTACTGAGTTGATAACTGTGCTGAAAAATCCAACAATTCCAGTTACATCTTTAGACCAGGCTACAAAAGATATACTAgacaattttg gtgTTGGTAGTTGTATTCTGGACATGGTGGACAAAGATTTTCCAATTGAGCTAGTTGGTTGGAAAGGATTTTCAACTCTCAAAGCTTATGTAAACGGTGAATGTAGATTACACTATTTGAGATTACTTGGAGTTGATGTCTCAGAATTTg ATGTGAATAAATTTAAGAAAGAAAATAATGAGGATGGACCAGAAGACAAAAGTGGAATTTGtttag ATGAAGTTCCAGAAGTTCAGGTTAAAGAAGAATTAATACAAAGTGAAAAATcagaataa
- the LOC100164735 gene encoding conserved oligomeric Golgi complex subunit 5, whose protein sequence is MAAPNISDVSHTLTILEDDYLSQFITINTENKCKNSVVQLTAEEQLKKLNKGLEYVDQLICDQTYDNHEELFNQVTWTENLESIINEISSQIQNLQSSIELLKCKIVDLFVKVQTQVIILNRLHAICDLLRKIMRTQSLTLQALDKENVMSSHSMLEIKELIEDKDLKEITFLSKDLIKLSNFCEKKSMIGLK, encoded by the exons ATGGCTGCACCAAATATTTCTGATGTGTCTCATACACTAACAATATTAGAAGATG ATTATCTCTctcaatttataacaattaatactgaaaataaatgtaagaaCAGTGTTGTACAGCTTACTGCAGAAGAGCagttgaaaaaattgaataaag gaTTAGAATATGTAGACCAACTTATATGTGATCAGACTTATGATAACCATGAAGAATTATTTAATCAAGTGACTTGGACTGAAAATTTAGAatctattataaatgaaatatcaTCACAAATccag aacttGCAATCATCAATTGAACTACTGAAGTGTAAAATTGTAGATTTATTCGTTAAAGTTCAAACTCAAGTTATCATACTGAATAGGTTACATGCCATTTGTGATTTATTAAGGAAAATTATGAGAACACAAAGTCTAACATTACAAGCACTAGACAAAGAAAATGTTATGTCATCTCATTCAATGTTAGAAATTA AAGAACTAATTGAAGATAAAGATTTGaaagaaataacatttttaagcaaagatttaattaaattaagtaacttttgtgaaaaaaaaagtatgattGGCTTAAAATGA
- the LOC100167463 gene encoding protein lethal(2)denticleless isoform X1 — protein MDSINVLKYMEKRQLGYTGFKSKLSDMFIGQMGYIPQANDNTDNTIIHVGNTFACKFSRNKNNLHIVGVSTEHGDILIQNTIGHYNDQKKQIKRNAVHDNAIFNFGWAEPQMKLITACGDQSSKLCNLSPSGVLDVEKEFIYNSSVKSVMFCPGSSDVFCGGCQDGSIKIWDARLNNAQRVLEFEHNIPNTHGIYGAVLKKNKSKKMFGVSSVIFKTDQTVISCSSMDHDIKLWDLRKSYRQVKGNTEPLPLMKYFNEMKISPLNNGYVDIITNPQSTLMYASCINNVIYCYSLDSTDTKPICQYSGHSHETGYSKISISHDGRYLFSGCMENIGIIWLTDFPYNENPMFKIDKIDEKCSKIELSASDWCADLTSTKLVTSSDSMPMVWSILTHEQKISEVSSICPTSLYKSRKSSVKMCTVPIKFDTELKEKYKKETEETMENWDIQNQSFVPNSEYINVTPKKPWDAIFCTKTTSSLSTQISPQLETTSTHSTLVVSNQIPEVVTPTSSKKRKKSIVSPKSLIDQYLVPRSKREKLDTVHEI, from the exons ATGGACTCAATTAATGTACTCAAATATATGGAGAAAAGACAACTTGGCTATACcg gatTTAAAAGCAAATTGAGTGACATGTTTATTGGACAAATGGGTTATATACCACAAGCAAATGATAACACAGACAATACAATCATTCATGTTGGAAATACTTTTGCTTGTAAGTTCAGTaggaataaaaacaatttgcaCATAGTTGGTGTTTCAACTGAACACGGAGATATACTTATTCAAAATACTATAGGTCATTACAATGACCaaaaaaaacagattaaaaGAA ATGCTGTACACGACAATGCTATTTTTAACTTTGGATGGGCTGAGCcacaaatgaaattaataacagCCTGTGGAGATCAATCCTCAAAGTTATGTAATTTAAGCCCATCAGGGGTACTCGATGTAgaaaaagaatttatttataattcttcTGTTAAAAGTGTAATGTTTTGCCCTGGATCTTCAG aTGTATTTTGTGGTGGATGCCAAGATGGTTCAATAAAAATCTGGGATGCACGTTTAAATAATGCTCAAAGAGTTTTGGagtttgaacataatatacctaatacacatg GCATTTATGGagcagtattaaaaaaaaataaatcaaaaaaaatgtttggagtATCTtctgtaatatttaaaactgatcAAACTGTTATATCCTGTTCTTCCATGGACCa tgatatCAAATTATGGGATTTACGTAAAAGTTACCGTCAAGTAAAAGGTAATACAGAACCTCTACCactcatgaaatattttaatgaaatgaaaatttcaCCGCTAAATAATGgttatgtagatataataacAAATCCGCAATCTACTTTAATGTATGCgagttgtataaataatgttatttactgTTATTCATTGGATTCTACAGacacaa AGCCAATATGCCAATACTCTGGTCATTCCCATGAAACTGGATACTCCAAAATTAGCATTAGTCATGACGGCCGTTATCTATTTAGTGGTTGTATGGAAAATATTGGCATTATATGGTTGACAGATTTTCCTTATAATGAAAATCCAATGtttaaaatagacaaaattgatgaaaaatgttctaaaatagAATTGAGTGCTTCAGACTGGTGTGCAGATTTAACAAGTACTAAA ttgGTAACAAGTAGTGATTCAATGCCAATGGTGTGGTCAATACTTACCcatgaacaaaaaatatctgAAGTATCTTCAATTTGCCCAACCTCATTGTATAAATCAAGAAAATCTTCAGTGAAGATGTGTACGGTTCCTATTAAATTTGACACTGAactcaaagaaaaatataaaaaagaaacag AAGAAACCATGGAAAATTGGGATATCCAAAATCAAAGCTTTGTTCCAAATTCAGAATATATAAATGTGACTCCTAAAAAACCATGGGATGctattttttgtacaaaaacaaCATCTTCATTGTCCACTCAGATATCACCTCAGTTAGAAACAACATCCACACATTCTACGCTCGTGGTTTCTAATCAAATCCCTGAAGTAGTTACACCTACTTCaagtaaaaaacgaaaaaaaagtattgtatcCCCTAAAAGTTTAATTGACCAATATTTGGTGCCAAGGAGCAAACGTGAAAAATTGGATACTGTACATGAAATATag